In the genome of Hevea brasiliensis isolate MT/VB/25A 57/8 chromosome 14, ASM3005281v1, whole genome shotgun sequence, the window GTAAGATTGATTTGAAGAGTGGTTACCATCAAATTAGAATGAGAGTTGGTGATGAATGGAAAACTGCCTTCAAAACAAAATATGGCTTATATGAGTggctagtgatgccttttggtctCTCTAATGCCCCTAGTACTTTCATGAGGCTTATGAATCATGTTTTGAGAGCTTTTATTGGACAGTTTGTTGTTGTCTACTTTGATGATATTCTTGTCTATAGCAAAAACATTGATGATTATTTGCATCATTTGAAACTTGtgtttgatgtgttgagaaaagaaaaattatatgcaAATGTGAAAAAGTGTTCTTTTTGCTTAGAAAGAATTGTGTTTTTGGGATTTGTTGTGAGTAGCAAAGGTGTTGAAGTAGATGATGAAAAGGTTAAGGCAATTAGAGATTGGCCAACACCTAAAAATGCATCTGAAGTTAGGAGTTTTCATGGATTAGCAAgtttttataggagatttgtacctAACTTTAGTACATTGGCTGCTCCATTAAATGAACATGTCAAAAAGAATGTGACATTTGTTTGGGGTAAAGAACATGAACATGCATTTGCCATGCTTAAAGAAAAATTGTGTTCTGCACCTTTATTAATTTTGCCTAATTTTGACAAGAcatttgagattgaatgtgatgcATCAGGAGTAGGGATTGGAGCTGTTCTCATGCAAGAGAAACGTCCAATTGCTTACTTTAGTGAAAAGTTGCATGGTGCCACATTGaattattctacatatgacaaagaaTTGTATGCATTAGTTAGGGCATTAGAGACATGGCAACATTATCTATGGCCTAAGGAATTTGTCGTACATTCTGATCATGAGTCTTTGAAGTATATCAAAAGCCAACATAAGTTGAGTAGGAGACATGCTAAATGGGTAGAATTTATAGAGTCTTTTCCTTATGTTGTGAAATATAAGCAGGGCAAAGAGAATGTGGTAGCTGATGCACTCTCCCGCAGGTATAATCTTCTTACTACTCTTGATTCTAAATTATTGGGATTTGAGTATGTTAAAGAATTATATGAGCATGATGATGACTTTGCTGCCATATTCCATGCATGTGAGAAATCTGTATTCCAAAAGTActttaggcatgatggatatttgtttaaagaaaatagattgtgtgtgcctaaaagTTCTTTGAGGGAATTGCTTGTAAATGAGAGTCATAGTGGAGGCTTTATGGGGCATTTTGGTGCTGCCAAAACACTAGATGTCCTTAGGGAGCATTTCTTTTGGCCCCACATGAGAAAAGATGTTGAGAGACTATGTGCTAGATGTGAGACTTGCAAGAGAGCAAAGTCTAAGGTGATGCCTCATGGGCTATACACACCCTTACCCATGCCTAAGCATCCTTGGGTTGATTTGTCCATGGACTTTGTCTTGGGATTGCCTAGGTCACAAAGGggtcatgattcaatttttgttgttgtggataggttttcaaaaatggctcATTTTATCCCATGTCACAAAAATAATGATGCTACATATGTTGCTAATCTATTCTTTAGAGAGGTTGTTAGGTTACATGGTACCTAGAACCATTGTGAGTGATAGGGATGTCAAGTTCTTGAGTCATTTTTAGAAGGTTCTTTGGGAAAATTGGGAACTAAGCTATTTTTCTCTACTACTTGCTATCCCCAAACTAATGGCCAAATAAAAGTAGTGAATAGGACCTTAGTCACACTTTTGAGAGCCTTAGTGAAACAAAATTTAAAGTCTTGGGAGGAATGCATACCATacatagaatttgcatataatagggTTGTGTATTCAACTAATGGATACTCTCCTTTTGAGCTTGTTTATGGTTTTAATCCACTTACTCCCTTGGATTTGTTACCATTGCCTATTGATCATGTAGCTTCATTGGATGGTGAGAAAAAGGCTGAAATGGTTAAAAAGATGCATGAACAAGCTAGGTTGCAtctagaaaagaaaaatgagcaaTATGCATCTCATGCTAATAAGGGACGAAAGCCTATGATTTTTGAACCTGGTGACTTGGTATGGATTCATTTGAGAAAGGAAAGGTTTCCTAACCAAAGGAAATCTAAGTTGCATCCTAGAAGTGATGGCCGTTTTCAAGTGCTTGAAAGAATTAACAATAATGCTTATAAGACAGAATTGCCTAGTGATTATGGTGTTAGTAATACTTTTAATGTAACTGATCTTACTCCTTTCCTTGGTGTAGaaaaaaattcgaggatgaattcttTTCAAGTGGGAGAGGATGATGAGGATCATCATGGAACACTACCACCCTTCAAAGGGGCAATCACTAGGGCGAGAGATAAGCAATTTCAAAGCATGCTCATGGACCATAAAAGTATTTTTGGCTTAGGAGGGGAGCTGCAAAAGGAAGGCCTAGCTTGCTTGCTCCAAGAATCTAAGTGGATTACCATGTGCCAAGCTAGAGCTTCCATTGCCACGTCACCAGCCACTTCAGATTCCATTACCACGTCACTAGCCACATCATCAGCCACTTTGGACATGCCTCATGCCACCTTGGAGTCCACTTGGCAGCCACTTAGGTGTTTGTAGGGTTCACGCCACGTGGAGAGAGCTCATTGGTTCATTTGAATTAAAGAGAGCTACTTTTTGACCATGTGGGCCCCAATATTCTACCATAAAGAGGGATTAATTGTTGCCACCTTCTGCCCTTTTGTAATTAATGCTGCTGTCATCTTTTGTCTTTATAATTAATACACTTACTATTCTTATTAGGATAGCCAACATGGCACAATTATTTGTAACTTTTGTTTTAACAATTTTAGCTTGTGTTTCTGTAACCCTAGGTTTATAAGGAAGAGAATACCATCTTCTTCCTTCAGTTTTCATTTTCTGCTGTAGATGAGAGCCTCCCTTAGAGAGAGTTTGAGTTTTCTTTCTTGCTAGTTTCTGGAAGAACTAGAACTTAGGCAACTTGATTACTTGCCTATTTTACTTGATGATCAATGTAATCTCACACAAGTTAGGTTATTGTGTTGACACTTGATCTGTTCCTCTTTGAAATATATATTATGGTGCTTCTTTTTCCATAGAAATTGCAACTTATTTTGTTCAAAGAAAAACTTTTTTTGGTGTTGATGATCTTTGGGTTCCATTAGAGGTCTGCATCCTTAGGCAATGTTCATTTGGGTGCTTATcagtaattatttaattagtctGGCTTTATAAAGTTAATGCATACTGACTGTTGGTCTTATGACAGCTTAAGCTATGAATTCGATCACAttaaattgataatttaatttaatatttcagaGTCATTAATTGACTGGggtcaaaatattaaaaataaattatggtGTAAACAATATTTTtactaatatatcatataatatagagGTAGGTTGAATTTTTTCAAGTGCATGATCTGGCCTCCTTATTAAGATGGGTTTGAGAAAGATATTATCAGTTTTGATATGAGTTTAGGTTtatgaaataatatttatattaaatttgaatttactaTGTTGATTGCTCGTTAttcaaattatttatataaataattaatgaaatataaaatatattttttataatattaaagataaatttttaaataatgtattttaaataaatagttttaaatattttataaaattataaaatttttaaatataaattattaataaaaataatttttattaagattattaattaaaatatatatttaaacggGTTTAGTATTATTTTAGCCATAATAATTGAATTTGAGATCTACTTAAATAgtttgaaataatttttaatcGAAAATAAAATTcagtattataaatatttattgggcTTTCACAAAAACCGGGTGAGTCCATGTGGATCATCACAATCAATCAACACAGAGTGTTTTCATTATGAGTAAAAAGGCTGCCCAGTTTGGGCCCAAATTTGGAAATTTTCGTGGTTTTACACTCTGCTCTGTTTAGGGTTTTAAATCGAATCTAGAACCCATGGAAACCAAATTTCTCTCTCCTAAGCTCCCAGGTAACATATCACTCTACAAGTGCATGTTCTTGCTTCTTCTGCCATccatttctttattatttttttgtaattttctttgTAAATGCAATAACTTTTTGCTGAAATTCAATCCTTCAGCAACCCAACCATCAGATTGCTTTTATTTTGactttttttgtttatttatgtGTTTTGGCCTTTTGGGTTGACAGGAGTTTTTTTCCTTTAGTGTTCTTAGAATGTTTTTCTTGAATTGGATTTAATTACTTTGCCACTGAATTTCTGCTTTCATTTTGGACTAATTTCAGTGTTTTTCCACCTCTTCTATATGGGATTATCTGTGTTGGTGGGTTGGATATTGGAGGGTTGGACGTGTGCTCTTTGATTTCAGAGAGGAAGAAAGTGGAATGTGAAGAGAAGTTTGAACTTTCATGATTAGGGCATGGCAAATTAGAAATTTATACACAATTGGGTTTGCTGCAGTTATTTACCTCTGAGATGTATGTTCTTGTGTTTGGGATTGGAACCACAAACATATTTGAGATGacatcaaaatttgaaattaatttccTTTCACATGTTTTGATTCAACTGTAGATGGGGAAAATTCTCTCTATCTGTATCGTCTATCTCTCTCTTCCGAGCACCCATGCATGTGCACTTTCACTCACATTGAAATGGGTCTTGTCctctaaaatttaagaattacttttttttttgagTACCTGATGTTTTAAGTGCACCAGATATGTTTTATAATTTGCCCTCTcgtccctttttttttttgatttataAATGTATcctttgtatttattttttggcTGAACTTGTGCTGCTAGTGTACCCCAGACATGTTGCTTACTTAAATTTCTGGTAGAGATATACCGGCTTTCTCTTTCTTATACTTTATTTGTCTTTTTCTTTCTAAAAGATCTTGGGCagcatggattttttttttcctttgcaaTTTCACATTATTTCTTGATGTTAGGTAcacacgttttttttttttttttgtccatcAAAAATGTATGATTTGGAACTGAGAACAATTATGTAATTTTTAAATACTTAGAATCGTCTAATGGAGAGTCTGTGGTAATAATATTCTGATTTTCATCCTTTAATATGTAGGTGTACATGCTGAAAGCTGGTGTACGATTTGGCATCATGCATTCTATAAATTGTGGCTGGGTAGGCCGCCACACATATGCCTTAGCAAAGAGCAGTGAGTCTGGAGGGAGGAAGTCTCGTATTCGGCGGTCAAagaaggagagaaaggaaatggttGAATCCTTTATAAAGAAGTAATTTGCATAATGGTTCCCCTTTGGTGAAATTCTTCCTGTTAAATTAATTCTTTATGGTCCAAAAATAATCACTGTTGCAATTGATCTCATCCCTCCtagttttaatataaaaaaacgtCAATGCAAACTTCTCATGCATACTTGGGATACATGAAGCTGCTCACATGTGTAAATGTGAAAATGTATGCACCCACGGACCTTGAAGTTGAAGATAGATTCTAATCATTTAGAAAATAAGCTAGGTGCATGTTTGAAGCAGTGTAGCGAAAAGGGCAAAAAGAGTAAAACCGTAGCGACAAATAGGAAAGTGCTTTTACACATGCTAAGCTAAGCACATTTAGTGAAGCAAGGGCCTTTTGCGCTTAAAgcgcaaaaaaaataaaaaaaaaattaaaggagcCTTGACTTTAAGGCCAATGTGGAAGATGTTGAGACTGATTTAGATGAAGATTTTGATAGAAATGGATCTTATTTTGGAGATCATGATgaaagtgttaaaaacttttgaatGTTCGATAATTTCTTAagggtttaaattttatataaaggaTTGTATTTACTTTGTATGTTATattattagttaattttttaaataattttgcacTTTCTTCAATGAAGTGAGCACGTTTTTTGCACTTTGCACTTCAAGCAATGGGTTGATGTATTGCTTTGAGTGCACCTTATGCTTTTAACTAAGCTGGTTTGAAGGAAGGAGGTTTTATTAGGTATTTGGTTCATTTTTCTTGATCAGCAAAGATAGAATTTTATAGGATATAAAGGGGTCTCCATTGATAAACAATGTTGAAATCATTTACAAGACATTCTAAGAGTCTATGACAATTTGTATATAGTAGGCTTTAGGTTCATATCATAAGCTTTAGCCAGCAACACAAATGACAGCTAATAGCTTTACAATGTTACAATTAGGATATTTTCATTGTTTAGATTAGTCCTTTTACCTATTAACTTTTCTCTACTAACCTTTGCCAAGTTATATGAGTAGGAATATGCAACTTGGATATATCATTCATTCAGCAAATGTTTTGCAGGCACCAGAGCTTAAACAATGGGAATTTCCCCTCTCTAAATCTTACACACAAGGAAGTTGGTGGGTCTTTCTACACAGTAAGAGAGATTGTTAGAGAAATAATCCAAGAAAATAGGGTGCTGGGTCCTGCTAAGGATTTGCCAGAGGAACAGAATACTGATCAGTTATTGGTGAAATACCCATTGGGCACAATTTCCATAGAACCTGAAGCTTCTCTGCCTATTTCACCGAATGGAAGTCCTTTTGCATCTGATCAGTATCAGAATACAAGTGAAGAACCTGACTTAATTCCTGATGGGCTTAATGCTGAACCTGAACAGCAGGTGTTTAACAAGGAGCAAATCATTAATGGGAATCATATAAGTGTAACAAATAAAGAATGTGATGAAATAAAAGTTGCAAAGACTCAAGTAAGTGAAGCACTGGAAACAAAGAAAGGTATGGAAAAGGTGGCTGCATCTAGGACTAAAGTGATTCAGATGGCAGATGTAATTGTAGAAACATTTCCATTACAGCCTGTCACTCAGCCTTCTAATAACTTGGATGGAAAGTCTGGTGAATTAAGGGATTTGAATGGAACTGTAGTAGAAAAAGATGTTGAAAAGGTGCCCTCGGGACCAGGATATGTTGATTCTAAAATAGATGGAATGAATTTGTCAAGCAATTCCTGTTTGGTGGATGATAAAGAAGTAGAAGACCTAGCAGGTCCACTGTTTGAAGGAGACTCCAGTTCTGTGGATGAGAAAGCCATTAAAACTGTAGAAGATCTGCCATTAGAAAGCTCAAATTTGTTTGCTACCAAAGATGGCATTGTGCGTGATACTCAGGTTGACATAGATGTAGAAGTGAAATCATCACGTAATGATGAGGCAATTACCGAAACGAAggtgagatttttttttcttttcttggagTTTGTGTTAGGGCTTCTGTTGGATGAATGCTTTGCAAAATATAAATGTTTAGCTCATCTTTTTTTACATAAGTCAGTATCAGCAGCACAATTTGTTACATCATGCATAAAAAAGATTTAAAGCATAGGAATTATTGTTTATTAGTATGAAAAAAAAATACGGAATATGAAGCAAAAAAATAGGTGAATGGTGAACCTAGTTATTTAGAACAAACGTGGAGGTCAATTGGGTTGGGGCGGATCAACATGGTAGTCAATGGCATATGGGTTCCAAATGAAGTATTAGTCGTGTttggtaaaagaaaaaaaaatcgtgGTTTTTATAGTTAGTTAATAATATTTGTGAAACATTAGAAACTCGTGTTACTGTTCATGTATTTAATAATTGTAGTGCAATATATGATGCAACAGGGttctaaatagaaaaaaaagaacagGAATTACATGCTATCAACAAGGCTGTGGCGTAGGATTATTTTTCTCAGTTGCCTCTTCTTTTTTCTTATCTTCAAAGAATTGCCGTGGGTTTCAAAATAGCCCATGTTAAATATTAAGCTTTATTATCTTGGACTCCTGTCAATTATTCACTCTCTTTCCCCCTCCCGTTATTTTCCTTTTTACTTTGCTGAACGCATAATTTACCTGTAGAACCATGCAATGGACTTCTCATGCTGACTATTAATGTACGTATTGATGGATATGGAACACTTGGACAACATGGTTCACTGGTTTGGTTGCCTTTATGCTAAGAATTAATGCCCATACATTGTTCAAATTTTGTGGTTTTTTAAAGATGAAAGCCGAATAGACTACATAGTTTATCAATTTAGAgggggaggatgttacagctgGACACAAGTGCTAGGGACCAAGGTTTGTTGTTGAGTTTCCATGACCAACGACTTAGCATTGTGTTGTGTCCATATGCAGTCCTCAACACTCATGTATTTGGTGAATGCTTCTTTTAATCATGTCGGTTCCCATTGTCATGGCTGTATTAACTTACTGCAATTGGAGCAATTGGGCACCAAAAGGACTCTAAGTTCTTGCAATCTGCAACTGCTCAGCTATTATTTCTTCTCTTGTGCATTCAAGCTTTTGAAATGATGCAAGATGCAGGAAATAGGTTGTATGAATAAAAAATCTGACTACACATGATTTAATGTGCCTGGGTTGAATTCTGCCACTGATTATTTACTTGGATGAAACTGTAAACTTGACTCAAAAAATGAAAAGCATAATCTATAGTTTCATTTGAAAATATGTGGGGATGGAAAAATTGGGCTTGGAACTAATATTAAACTACTGCTGATGTGTTTCTGCAGGTTGTAAATGCATCAAATGGCACCCAAACCGCAACTCTAAATCGTACGTATGCTAGTACCAATAGCAGTGAGCCAATAACCCAAAAAGAAGTTACTGGAAATAAAGCTGATGTTCAACATAGTGGCAACTCTCAGAAAGGGAACAATCCAACATTAGACAGAATAAATATGTAAGTTTATACGGTAACTGCACCTTCAAACTTGCTGCTTTGATCTTCAATCTTCCTAGATATTTTAGGTTCACTTATTAGTCTTTCTCTTGGATTTTGGGCAGTAAATCATGGGAAGGGGCATCTAAAAATCCTGCAGAATCAGAAACTAACCCAGTGTTGGCTATTTTTAAATCGTTCATAGCTGCGTTTAAGAAATTTTGGTCTGAATAAAGTTTTGGTGTGTTTGTCTACAAGAGTGGATGAATTCTGCATTTGCCAAGAGTAATGTATGAACGCTCCCTATTCTTAATGTCACTTTTTTCCCCCTCATACACAATCTAATATCATATCGAAGGGAATTTTCACATTTGATGATGGAAAGGCTTGCATGCTAGAAGGATATCTGAATATGAGATATAAGAGTGATTGCAGTTTCTAGGCAGTGGCAGCTGCTGGGGGAACCCTGCTTTATGTATATATAGACTGCCTTATCAGATTGTTCATGGTTGCCGCGAAGACATCTTTTTCTACTAATCTTTTTGGTCATCAACCATGGTAGAGCTGGTTCTTGTGTGTCTGCTTGTAAAGTCTACAGATTAATAGTTTACCGTTCTAAATGGAGGTGGCTTCTGTGTTCAATATGCTTCATTGTcatctttaatatttttattattaagaaGTTCAAACTTGATCAGTATCTTTTAAGGTATGGAACTCCAGAAGTATTGTTTTTAAGGGCTTTGATTGAGAGTTAAACACAAGACACCGTAGTCCTAGGGACAACTATAGTGCTAGTGAGTTAAAATTCATTGGTTATTCAGCTAGTGTTATTTCCCATTTTGTGCGATGAACCTAAATATATAGATAGGTTATAGTAGGCTTAGCTTATAAGGAAACACGTGTATGGAAATcacgaaaatttcaataatagaaGACTTCATTTAGCtgtccatgatacaaaatttcaattttgattttgacAAAGAATATGGAAATCATATTTAGCTGtcaataatagaaaatatttttaattcaaaaaattagaagattttcatatttttttataataaaaaaatcattataaaatatatttaaaatttttaatgtactatttatttattgtataattatatgatttttatttttataaataaatatttcttaaataattatttaattttatttcagtcAAGGTATGGTTCCTAAACATTGCAGTCATATTCTATCAACATTAGATATTTGATTACATTGAGGGGGATAAACATATAAAGGAAGAAGTTGTTCTCGTAAGCTGAGATCCCCAAGTCATCTCATATAAAGGTATCTATGTTTTGATATTGTTTACATGTTCTATTTAAAAATGATAAATGGGTCAATTGTTGAATATAATGTGAACTGTATGGAGATATTTAGTCAAAATATAATTCATCAGATATAAATGTTCTAATTGTTCTTGCTGAGTGAGGATTAAATCCTTGTAAAAAAATTGGAGTAAGATTCGCAAATaagatttaatttttttcaattaatcAATAACAGTAGAACATATACATGTATCATTGTCTAAATTGGAACAATGAGATGAAGGGATTAAATTACAATGGGACTGGTCACTGAAAGGTTTTATCAAACTACTAATATTTCTAATATTTGGATGATGATGATACATTATTAGATTTCAATTTTAATCTATAAATATAAATGTAGAGgtgataataaattaattaaagaattaatttatttaatccataatgataattatatttattatcaatAGATAAGATCCAAATGGATCACATAAATAAAGATTATATGGAAGAAATTAAAATGGAGAATATTAGGACTTGACTGGAATAAAATAGCTTCAGAGACCTAATGACTAAAGCATATTTTTATAGGAAGTGCTTTAGGTCCTTATAGTTAAGCAGGAACTCAATTCTAAACTTCCAAGAGTTATAAAGattaatttatgatctaatttCTAAAAAGCCAactagtaattaattaatttaaagggttaaattaataattacaagAAAAAGTGTTCTCCAATAACTGTGCACAGCTctgattataataaattaattttcatttgtCAATTGATGACGATCAACCAACGTAAGACACAATCATCTCTCCCATGATAGGGATCCTTGTAATATAAATGTTGGGGCATGCTCACCTAAGCTTGTGCTACGTCAGTAAGAAAGGGTTTTCAACGTATCACTGCAATGTGTAATAGAGCTGAATAGCGAAAAATAATATatagttaattttaattaatttgagattaaaatttaattattatgtatTCTTGTCTTTAAAATTCTTCCATATCATTACATTAATATATTAGGCAATGTCATGGACGTGAAGGGTTGCAAATGGAAGCTAAAATTACATTGTGACTGAAGGTGACATCTATTCTCGTTATTGAGAATCTCTCTCTACCATCTTTCTCTTTGTCTCTTTCTTAGGTGTGCTCTTCGTAAGTTTAAAATGGCTTAGTGGAGTGGTGGTGGATTTATAGCTTTACAAAGTGGACAAAGTTGGGCAGTAGGATGATCAACAACATTAGGAAGATGGTGTCAACGACGCGTTGTTTCTACATTAAGGCAAGCGGCACGTCGAAAACAAGAAGCGCTCTAATGCGTTTCCGCGGCGTTTTTGTGCTAGCCTAGTCCATTTGTTGGGCCTGTCATGCTATTGGGGCTGGGATTGTTCAAgggtctaattttattttttcattttctgaattttttaaactttaaaaattcatcaaATATTTTACAAATTTCGAAAAAAATATGAAACTTGTCATAAATATcgcaacccaacctatgggccggaccggcactaggacctgggctagcctaaagctcccgagacccgttgtaagcctaactattcctcaacccaatcctaaggcccatattgagcccaatttcaagaaatcaaccggacagagtctgacCATATCATGGACCATCCAACGGAGAGTTTTTAACTCATCCGACTTATAAGCACAATATACAAataacaatttggggagctcagctcaccatccacatactcataatgttATAAAATCAAATGGCAGCTCAACTCTCTCATCAAATCCAATCATACATACATCTAATAAATTTACAAATCCAACACgacattatattacagacccaattcaaataaaatacttctaacacatacaGAGTTTTAGAAATTAGTAAAATTAAACAAAACATAACAGATATTAATAGATACCCTGCGAAGGAGAAAGACAGGTTAGAACTCAATAAGAAATCTCATGTATtctgaaaaaatagatgaacaggagtgaacgtttgactcaaagaataaaataccgattttaaatataatttctatagctatttaAAACTAGTGCATCCTAAATGGTGGAATACAACACTTTCATAGTTTTCATATAAATCACATCATAAAcaataaaaaggtaatttggagcactcacatactcatataatattcaaacaatatatatatgggagctgatcctctatacagctctctcaatccaacctctgccagcgagtacatctcaagcataattttctcttaataaaccaaatgcgagagccagcgagatcatctcgggTCGTGCCTactctgacttatccataaaaggatcgggtcccagcgagtcaagctccagccgtgtctactcgtcctatccatatccaatatcacataccacacacacgccaacacacgcacattgctccaaattatcataaaacaacatccataacatttcatcaaataaagatgcaatataaaacgtgcatagtatttaactacataaatatatatttataaagtgATGCATAGACATACcttaacatataataatattaaagttataattaaaattaatattttactcacagacgtaAACCAAGGTCACTATGGTGGCTGAGTGGAGGAGCCaaagaggaaggctgtcccggctcatctgacaattacattataattatttaatataattgattcAATATAAGCTTAAAAAGaatcaaagacaccctaagttgtgctgaaaattcggcagagttc includes:
- the LOC110666500 gene encoding uncharacterized protein LOC110666500, with the protein product MLKAGVRFGIMHSINCGWVGRHTYALAKSSESGGRKSRIRRSKKERKEMVESFIKKHQSLNNGNFPSLNLTHKEVGGSFYTVREIVREIIQENRVLGPAKDLPEEQNTDQLLVKYPLGTISIEPEASLPISPNGSPFASDQYQNTSEEPDLIPDGLNAEPEQQVFNKEQIINGNHISVTNKECDEIKVAKTQVSEALETKKGMEKVAASRTKVIQMADVIVETFPLQPVTQPSNNLDGKSGELRDLNGTVVEKDVEKVPSGPGYVDSKIDGMNLSSNSCLVDDKEVEDLAGPLFEGDSSSVDEKAIKTVEDLPLESSNLFATKDGIVRDTQVDIDVEVKSSRNDEAITETKVVNASNGTQTATLNRTYASTNSSEPITQKEVTGNKADVQHSGNSQKGNNPTLDRINIKSWEGASKNPAESETNPVLAIFKSFIAAFKKFWSE
- the LOC131173000 gene encoding uncharacterized protein LOC131173000, which encodes MPFGLSNAPSTFMRLMNHVLRAFIGQFVVVYFDDILVYSKNIDDYLHHLKLVFDVLRKEKLYANVKKCSFCLERIVFLGFVVSSKGVEVDDEKVKAIRDWPTPKNASEVRSFHGLASFYRRFVPNFSTLAAPLNEHVKKNVTFVWGKEHEHAFAMLKEKLCSAPLLILPNFDKTFEIECDASGVGIGAVLMQEKRPIAYFSEKLHGATLNYSTYDKELYALVRALETWQHYLWPKEFVVHSDHESLKYIKSQHKLSRRHAKWVEFIESFPYVVKYKQGKENVVADALSRRYNLLTTLDSKLLGFEYVKELYEHDDDFAAIFHACEKSVFQKYFRHDGYLFKENRLCVPKSSLRELLVNESHSGGFMGHFGAAKTLDVLREHFFWPHMSGLICPWTLSWDCLGHKGVMIQFLLLWIGFQKWLILSHVTKIMMLHMLLIYSLERLLGYMVPRTIVSDRDVKVVYSTNGYSPFELVYGFNPLTPLDLLPLPIDHVASLDGEKKAEMVKKMHEQARLHLEKKNEQYASHANKGRKPMIFEPGDLVWIHLRKERFPNQRKSKLHPRSDGRFQVLERINNNAYKTELPSDYGVSNTFNVTDLTPFLGVEKNSRMNSFQVGEDDEDHHGTLPPFKGAITRARDKQFQSMLMDHKSIFGLGGELQKEGLACLLQESKWITMCQARASIATSPATSDSITTSLATSSATLDMPHATLESTWQPLSVFPPLLYGIICVGGLDIGGLDVCSLISERKKVECEEKFELS